The Lonchura striata isolate bLonStr1 chromosome 12, bLonStr1.mat, whole genome shotgun sequence genome includes a region encoding these proteins:
- the LOC144247006 gene encoding secreted frizzled-related protein 5-like codes for MVTSPRRHPSRLGGPWLLGLVARLLLWGSPGAWASYLRRSSSCMPIPHRMALCYDIGYSEMRIPNLLEHETMTEVIQQSSSWLPLLARECHPDARIFLCSLFAPICLDRLIYPCRSLCEAVKRSCAPVMACYGYPWPEILNCNKFPADHELCIAAVSMDENSSSRRTVPRASCKDCELEEASTAREILESLCANDFAVKIRILRRNTTTTISDFDLDPSKVEVLKHGPLLRTEIPARLQQWLDIDATCAHNIMRGTQAGVFVVSGEVQSDKVVVNKAYAWQKRNRNLHQAVRRWKHHRCPEQIQDMLCSALRRIQHDNEMVQLPALRVDEHPDSKRKQPFSSRTGTEKIAEGFYITGKKLLFNQKFSVDQKILKLLPNPLNLLSGGPCNGSIF; via the exons ATGGTCACGTCCCCTCGCAGGCACCCCTCGAGGTTGGGTGGCCCGTGGCTCCTGGGTCTCGTGGCACgcctgctgctctggggctctCCAGGTGCCTGGGCCAGCTACCTGAGGAGATCCTCCAGCTGCATGCCCATCCCACACCGCATGGCCCTGTGCTACGATATCGGCTACTCTGAGATGAGGATTCCCAACCTGCTGGAGCACGAGACCATGACAGAAGTCATCCAGCAGTCTTCCAGCTGGCTGCCCTTGCTAGCCAGGGAGTGCCACCCAGACGCTAGGATTTTCCTCTGCTCCCTCTTTGCACCGATCTGTTTGGACAG GCTCATCTATCCCTGCCGCAGCCTCTGCGAAGCCGTCAAGAGAAGCTGTGCGCCCGTCATGGCTTGTTACGGCTATCCCTGGCCCGAAATCCTCAACTGCAACAAGTTCCCTGCAGATCATGAACTGTGCATTGCAGCAGTCTCCATGGATGAAAATTCCTCAAGCAGGAGAA CAGTGCCCCGAGCCAGCTGCAAGGACTGTGAGCTTGAGGaggccagcactgccagggagaTCCTGGAAAGCCTCTGTGCAAATGATTTTG CAGTGAAAATCCGAATCCTGAGGAGgaacaccaccaccaccatctcGGACTTCGACCTGGACCCATCCAAAGTGGAGGTGCTGAAGCATGGGCCACTCCTCAGAACTGAAATCCCTGCCAGGCTCCAGCAGTGGTTGGACATAGATGCCACCTGTGCCCACAACATCATGCGAGGCACTCAGGCAGGGGTCTTCGTTGTAAGTGGTGAAGTACAGAGTGACAAAGTGGTGGTGAACAAGGCCTATGCCTGGCAGAAGAGGAACAGGAACCTGCACCAAGCAGTGCGCAGGTGGAAACATCACCGCTGCCCTGAACAG ATCCAGGACATGCTATGTTCAGCTTTGCGTAGGATCCAACATGACAATGAAATGGTGCAG CTTCCTGCACTGAGAGTTGACGAGCATCCAGACAGCAAAAGGAAACAGCCATTCTCAAGCAGGACAGGCACAGAGAAGATAGCTGAGGGTTTCTACATAACAGGGAAAAAACTACTTTTCAATCAGAAATTCAGTGTGGATCAGAAGATTCTG AAACTGCTGCCCAATCCACTGAATCTGCTGTCAGGTGGTCCCTGCAATGGCAGTATCTTCTGA
- the ARIH2 gene encoding E3 ubiquitin-protein ligase ARIH2 isoform X2, whose translation MVHSSHHCAVCMQFVRKENLLSLACQHQFCRSCWEQHCTVLVKDGVGVGVSCMAQDCLLRTPEDFVFPLLPSEELKDKYRRYLFRDYVESHYQLQLCPGADCPMVIQVQEPKARRVQCNRCNEVFCFKCRQMYHAPTDCATIRKWLTKCADDSETANYISAHTKDCPKCNICIEKNGGCNHMQCSKCKHDFCWMCLGDWKTHGSEYYECSRYKENPDIVNQSQQAQAREALKKYLFYFERWENHNKSLQLEAQTYQRIQEKIQERVMNNLGTWIDWQYLQNAAKLLAKCRYTLQYTYPYAYYMESGPRKKLFEYQQAQLEAEIENLSWKVERADSYDRGDLENQMHIAEQRRRTLLKDFHDT comes from the exons ATGGTACATTCCTCCCACCACTGCGCAGTGTGCATGCAGTTTGTCCGGAAGGAGAACTTGCTCTCCCTGGCTTGTCAGCACCAGTTCTGTcgcagctgctgggagcagcactgtACAGTGCTCGTCAAAGATGGTGTTGGAGTTG GGGTGTCCTGCATGGCTCAGGACTGTCTACTCCGGACACCAGAAGACTTTGTGTTTCCATTGCTGCCTAGTGAAGAGCTGAAAGACAAATACAGGCGCTACCTCTTCAGGGACTATGTGGAG AGCCATTaccagctgcagctgtgccctggcgCAGATTGCCCTATGGTCATACAGGTACAAGAGCCAAAAGCCCGGCGAGTGCAGTGCAATCGTTGCAATGAGGTCTTCTG CTTTAAGTGTCGGCAGATGTACCATGCACCCACAGACTGCGCTACCATTCGGAAATGGCTCACCAAGTGTGCAGATGACTCTGAAACAGCCAACTACATCAGTGCTCACACTAAAGAT TGTCCCAAGTGCAATATCTGTATTGAAAAGAACGGAGGCTGCAATCACATG CAATGTTCCAAATGCAAGCATG ACTTCTGCTGGATGTGTCTGGGAGATTGGAAGACTCACGGCAGCGAGTACTACGAATGCAGTCGGTACAAAGAGAATCCTGATATTGTAAACCAGAGTCAGCAAGCACAGGCCAGGGAGGCCCTTAAGAAGTACTTGTTCTATTTTGAGAGG TGGGAGAATCACAATAAAAGCTTACAGCTGGAGGCACAGACATACCAACGAATCCAGGAGAAAATCCAAGAAAGAGTTATGAACAACTTGGGAACATGGATAGATTGGCAATATCTACAGAATGCTGCAAAACTACTTGCAAAG TGTCGTTACACCCTGCAGTACACATATCCATATGCCTACTACATGGAGTCTGGTCCCAGAAAGAAGCTG TTTGAATACCAGCAAGCCCAGCTGGAAGCTGAAATTGAAAATCTCTCATGGAAGGTGGAGCGAGCAGACAGCTATGACAGAGGG GACTTAGAGAATCAGATGCACATAGCAGAGCAGAGACGGAGGACCCTGCTGAAAGACTTCCATGACACATAA